A genome region from Manihot esculenta cultivar AM560-2 chromosome 5, M.esculenta_v8, whole genome shotgun sequence includes the following:
- the LOC110614793 gene encoding homeobox-leucine zipper protein HAT5 isoform X1, with translation MAGGKVCDGSNMTVLLQNDTLPCDSLWIPTSPATLPAPKSVIDFENDGREDTMDTPFFQALVKEESGDEDFDVCLNPPGKKRRLTASQVQFLERNFEVENKLEPERKIQLAKELGLQPRQVAIWFQNRRARFKNKQLEKNYDSLKTSYDKLKLDYDNLLKENENLKNQLVSLKAKLLAGEKGLRNLEPVEAMNPPDAELGNPVAKTVSEVVSNAPLLILKQEEASSAKSDVFDSDSPHSLLEPGDSSHVFEPDHSDFSQDEEDELGRSLLPTPLFPKLYQDLPANSCSFEFPVEDQPFWSWTY, from the exons ATGGCAGGTGGTAAAGTCTGTGATGGTTCTAATATGACTGTTTTGCTTCAAAACGACACTCTCCCTTGTGATTCTCTCTGGATTCCCACTTCTCCTGCCACCCTTCCTG CTCCAAAATCTGTGATTGACTTCGAGAATGATGGTAGAGAGGACACCATGGACACGCCATTCTTCCAAGCTCTTGTTAAAGAAGAAAGCGGCGATGAAGATTTTGATGTGTGCCTTAACCCACCAGGCAAGAAAAGGAGGCTCACAGCTAGTCAAGTTCAATTTCTTGAAAGAAACTTTGAGGTTGAAAATAAGCTTGAGCCGGAGAGAAAGATACAGCTTGCTAAGGAACTTGGATTACAGCCTCGCCAAGTTGCAATATGGTTTCAAAATCGGCGGGCTCGGTTTAAGAACAAACAGCTGGAAAAGAACTATGACTCTTTGAAAACCAGCTACGATAAGCTCAAGCTTGATTATGACAATCTCCTGAAGGAGAATGAGAATTTGAAAAATCAG CTTGTTTCCCTGAAAGCGAAGTTGCTGGCTGGCGAGAAAGGGCTGAGAAATTTAGAACCAGTTGAAGCCATGAATCCACCAGATGCAGAACTTGGAAACCCAGTTGCTAAAACTGTTTCTGAAGTTGTTTCCAATGCACCATTGCTGATACTCAAACAAGAAGAGGCAAGTTCAGCAAAAAGTGATGTGTTCGATTCAGATAGCCCGCATTCATTATTGGAACCGGGTGATTCTTCTCATGTTTTTGAGCCAGATCATTCAGATTTCTCACAGGATGAAGAAGATGAACTTGGCAGGAGCCTTTTGCCCACACCATTGTTTCCAAAATTATACCAAGATCTGCCTGCAAATTCATGCAGTTTTGAATTCCCAGTGGAAGATCAACCATTTTGGTCCTGGACTTACTGA
- the LOC110614793 gene encoding homeobox-leucine zipper protein HAT5 isoform X2 has product MAGGKVCDGSNMTVLLQNDTLPCDSLWIPTSPATLPAPKSVIDFENDGREDTMDTPFFQALVKEESGDEDFDVCLNPPGKKRRLTASQVQFLERNFEVENKLEPERKIQLAKELGLQPRQVAIWFQNRRARFKNKQLEKNYDSLKTSYDKLKLDYDNLLKENENLKNQLLAGEKGLRNLEPVEAMNPPDAELGNPVAKTVSEVVSNAPLLILKQEEASSAKSDVFDSDSPHSLLEPGDSSHVFEPDHSDFSQDEEDELGRSLLPTPLFPKLYQDLPANSCSFEFPVEDQPFWSWTY; this is encoded by the exons ATGGCAGGTGGTAAAGTCTGTGATGGTTCTAATATGACTGTTTTGCTTCAAAACGACACTCTCCCTTGTGATTCTCTCTGGATTCCCACTTCTCCTGCCACCCTTCCTG CTCCAAAATCTGTGATTGACTTCGAGAATGATGGTAGAGAGGACACCATGGACACGCCATTCTTCCAAGCTCTTGTTAAAGAAGAAAGCGGCGATGAAGATTTTGATGTGTGCCTTAACCCACCAGGCAAGAAAAGGAGGCTCACAGCTAGTCAAGTTCAATTTCTTGAAAGAAACTTTGAGGTTGAAAATAAGCTTGAGCCGGAGAGAAAGATACAGCTTGCTAAGGAACTTGGATTACAGCCTCGCCAAGTTGCAATATGGTTTCAAAATCGGCGGGCTCGGTTTAAGAACAAACAGCTGGAAAAGAACTATGACTCTTTGAAAACCAGCTACGATAAGCTCAAGCTTGATTATGACAATCTCCTGAAGGAGAATGAGAATTTGAAAAATCAG TTGCTGGCTGGCGAGAAAGGGCTGAGAAATTTAGAACCAGTTGAAGCCATGAATCCACCAGATGCAGAACTTGGAAACCCAGTTGCTAAAACTGTTTCTGAAGTTGTTTCCAATGCACCATTGCTGATACTCAAACAAGAAGAGGCAAGTTCAGCAAAAAGTGATGTGTTCGATTCAGATAGCCCGCATTCATTATTGGAACCGGGTGATTCTTCTCATGTTTTTGAGCCAGATCATTCAGATTTCTCACAGGATGAAGAAGATGAACTTGGCAGGAGCCTTTTGCCCACACCATTGTTTCCAAAATTATACCAAGATCTGCCTGCAAATTCATGCAGTTTTGAATTCCCAGTGGAAGATCAACCATTTTGGTCCTGGACTTACTGA
- the LOC110614369 gene encoding uncharacterized protein LOC110614369 produces MAASVSPFSLSFSFRNTHLRALPNRSNTGLYPSISHDKQVLLKSTPFLAFKALDLPGYCIFSSAPLALTRSSSHGFLDPTDDEEILPSFEERPVKFLFWVVFWASLSLALFAASGDANAAVDSIKASGFGLKIASALRGSGWPDEAVVFALATLPVLELRGAIPVGYWMQLKPLTLTVLSIIGNMVPVPFIILYLKRFASFLAGKNQSASRFLDMLFENAKQKAGPVEEFQWLGLMLFVAVPFPGTGAWTGAIVASILDMPFWPAVSANFFGVVLAGLLVNLLVNLGLKYAIVTGIILFLISTFMWSILGNIRKSFSSSNSN; encoded by the exons ATGGCTGCCTCTGTGTCCCCATTTTCCCTATCTTTCTCTTTCAGAAATACCCATCTCAGAGCCTTACCCAATCGTTCGAATACTGGTCTTTATCCTTCTATTTCGCATGACAAACAAGTTCTTCTCAAGTCAACCCCATTCTTGGCATTTAAAGCTTTGGATCTTCCTGGTTATTGTATTTTCTCTTCTGCTCCTTTGGCGCTAACTAGATCTTCTTCACATGGGTTTCTTGATCCTACTGATGACGAAGAAATATTGCCGTCATTTGAGGAAAGGCCAGTCAAGTTTCTgttttgggttgtgttttgggCCTCTCTTTCTCTTGCTTTGTTTGCAGCTTCTGGGGATGCAAATGCTGCTGTCGATTCCATCAAAGCCTCTGGCTTTGGGCTAAAGATTGCTAGTGCTCTTCGAGGTTCGGGTTGGCCTGATGAAGCTGTGGTTTTTGCTCTTGCTACGCTTCCAGTGCTTGAGCTCCGTGGAGCTATTCCTGTTGGTTATTGGATGCAACTTAAGCCTCTTACACTAACTGTCTTGTCGATTATTGG GAATATGGTTCCTGTGCCTTTCATTATACTTTACTTGAAGAGATTTGCTTCTTTTCTTGCTGGAAAGAACCAGTCAGCATCTCGATTCCTTGACATGCTGTTTGAGAATGCCAAGCAGAAGGCTGGCCCTGTGGAAGAGTTTCAGTGGCTTGGCTTGATGCTCTTTGTTGCCGTCCCTTTCCCTGGTACAGGGGCATGGACAGGAGCCATCGTGGCTTCTATTCTTGATATGCCATTCTGGCCAGCTGTATCAGCAAATTTTTTTGGTGTTGTATTGGCTGGGCTGCTGGTGAATTTACTTGTGAACCTTGGTCTCAAGTATGCAATTGTTACTGGTATTATCCTCTTCTTGATATCCACTTTTATGTGGAGTATCCTTGGGAATATTAGGAAGTCCTTCAGCTCCTCAAACTCAAACTGA